One window from the genome of Fusobacteriaceae bacterium encodes:
- a CDS encoding Crp/Fnr family transcriptional regulator — MQQFFIDDGIPKDVVKEMIYCFKPELKTYYANETILCYSDKKNKIGVMLSGTAHLYAINQDGEYQELETYKNRDVFGEIFHVPMENFEYIIEATSYAKVMFIDYHHIITPCNKICEHHTRLINNLFHMTAKKVQLLSLHISIMSQNTIRKKLLAYLKYIRHSAGANPFTIPMSLISLSEYLCVDRSAMMREISHLKRDGVLKSQGTRFYMEE, encoded by the coding sequence ATGCAGCAATTTTTTATCGACGACGGGATTCCCAAAGACGTGGTCAAGGAAATGATTTATTGTTTCAAGCCGGAGCTCAAGACCTACTACGCCAACGAGACGATCCTCTGTTATTCGGACAAAAAAAATAAAATCGGCGTCATGCTCTCGGGGACGGCCCATTTGTACGCCATCAACCAGGACGGAGAGTACCAGGAACTGGAAACCTACAAAAATCGCGACGTTTTCGGGGAAATCTTCCATGTGCCCATGGAGAATTTTGAATACATCATCGAGGCCACGTCCTACGCCAAGGTCATGTTTATCGATTACCACCACATCATCACGCCCTGCAACAAGATCTGCGAGCACCACACGCGCCTCATCAACAATCTCTTTCATATGACCGCGAAAAAAGTGCAGCTGTTGTCGTTGCACATCAGCATCATGAGTCAGAACACGATCCGGAAAAAGCTCCTCGCCTACCTCAAATACATCCGACATTCGGCCGGCGCCAATCCCTTTACGATCCCCATGTCGCTGATTTCCCTCTCCGAATACCTCTGCGTGGACCGAAGCGCCATGATGCGGGAGATCAGCCATCTCAAGCGGGACGGAGTGCTGAAGTCACAGGGAACGAGGTTTTATATGGAGGAGTGA
- a CDS encoding type II toxin-antitoxin system RelB/DinJ family antitoxin, which yields MNTVTKTNLNIRIDSDIKERAGTLLARMGLSHTTAIEMFYRQIINENQLPFVPKPVASLDEQLRFAFRAKNYPKIILDTNEKGEIVVDKDKDPELYDFAVNG from the coding sequence ATGAACACAGTGACAAAAACAAATCTGAACATCCGGATTGACTCGGATATCAAAGAACGCGCGGGCACGCTGCTTGCCCGCATGGGATTAAGCCACACAACGGCTATCGAAATGTTCTATCGCCAGATAATCAATGAGAATCAGCTGCCTTTTGTCCCAAAACCTGTTGCCTCTCTTGATGAGCAGTTACGTTTTGCGTTCCGCGCCAAGAATTATCCCAAGATCATTCTTGATACCAACGAGAAGGGCGAAATTGTTGTCGATAAGGACAAAGATCCTGAACTCTACGATTTTGCGGTAAACGGCTGA
- a CDS encoding queuosine precursor transporter: MPNELIWFLMLLANFACIIAIYYFFGLTGLFCWIPIATILANIQVTMLVELFGFTTTLGNVLYAGSFLVTDIMSENYTKKDAVRAVKIGFFAMIATTVIMSCAIHMAPSATEGGGISFEGVRNIFAFMPRVSFASLVAYAVSQTHDIWSYFRWRSWFPAKKFMFIRNNMSTLVSQAIDNVIFTAVAFWGVYPFEVLVQIFWSTYLLKFIIALCDTPFLYLADYLKQSGRIRNDVERPN; this comes from the coding sequence ATGCCAAACGAATTGATCTGGTTTTTGATGTTGCTCGCGAATTTCGCGTGCATCATCGCAATTTATTACTTTTTCGGCCTCACGGGCCTCTTCTGCTGGATCCCCATCGCGACCATACTCGCCAATATCCAGGTCACCATGCTCGTGGAGCTCTTCGGCTTCACGACGACGCTGGGGAACGTTCTCTACGCGGGCTCCTTCCTCGTCACGGACATCATGTCGGAAAACTACACAAAAAAAGACGCCGTGAGAGCCGTCAAAATTGGATTTTTCGCGATGATCGCGACGACAGTCATCATGTCCTGCGCCATTCACATGGCGCCTTCGGCGACGGAGGGGGGCGGCATCTCCTTTGAGGGCGTCCGGAACATTTTCGCCTTCATGCCCCGGGTGTCCTTCGCGTCTCTCGTGGCTTACGCCGTTTCCCAGACCCACGACATCTGGTCCTATTTCCGGTGGCGGTCCTGGTTCCCCGCCAAAAAATTCATGTTTATCCGGAACAATATGAGTACCCTGGTGAGTCAGGCCATCGACAACGTAATCTTTACGGCCGTGGCTTTCTGGGGCGTCTACCCCTTTGAGGTCCTCGTGCAGATCTTCTGGTCGACCTATCTTTTGAAATTCATCATCGCCCTCTGCGATACGCCCTTCCTGTATCTGGCCGATTACCTGAAGCAAAGCGGCAGGATCAGAAACGATGTTGAACGCCCAAACTGA
- a CDS encoding NAD(P)/FAD-dependent oxidoreductase has protein sequence MQVDIHNIEIPIDVPQEEAILEALDIRGVAAENIAALSWNRRSLDMRQKRRLKFLYSLRITLKMPANLAFGKDIVPVPAETPEIRAPKYPGREVVVIGAGPAGLFAALRLTRYGCVPLVYEMGEPVDARTLTTARFIREGILDSRSNIQFGEGGAGTFSDGKLNTRIKSSLIADVFEELVAAGADPRIRWDYKPHLGTDVLKTVVTALRKMIEATGGRFFFGRKMEELVIKEGRVAGIQVADPKGAREFVPCDCVILATGHSSRETYRMLGQIGCAMAPKPFAMGFRMEHRQEDIDRMQYGPWAGHPALGPATYSVTYHNKRENRGVFSFCMCPGGEIVNAASNPGASLVNGMSEAARAGKFANAGLVAGIGPADLGPELFAGMELQERLERQIYALMGTYGALWQNMEDFLTGTPSRGEIKTSYRMSLKPYPLGDLLPPYLTANIRAALLAWQEKYPGFAGKNANLFGLETRTSSPLRILRDENGESLNIKGLFPVGEGAGYAGGITSSAVDGIGVVDRNFSVISL, from the coding sequence ATGCAGGTCGACATCCACAATATCGAAATCCCCATCGACGTCCCCCAGGAGGAGGCCATCCTCGAGGCCCTGGACATCCGGGGCGTCGCTGCGGAAAATATCGCCGCCCTCAGCTGGAACAGGCGCTCCCTCGACATGCGGCAAAAGCGGCGGCTGAAATTTCTCTACAGTCTCCGGATAACGCTCAAAATGCCGGCAAATCTTGCTTTTGGGAAGGACATCGTCCCCGTTCCCGCGGAGACGCCTGAGATCCGCGCCCCCAAATATCCCGGCCGGGAAGTCGTCGTCATCGGCGCGGGTCCCGCCGGACTCTTCGCGGCCCTGCGGCTCACCCGCTACGGTTGCGTCCCCCTCGTCTATGAAATGGGGGAGCCTGTCGACGCCCGGACCCTGACCACGGCGCGCTTTATCCGGGAAGGGATCCTTGATTCCCGCTCCAATATCCAGTTCGGAGAAGGAGGCGCGGGCACCTTTTCCGACGGGAAACTCAACACCCGGATCAAAAGCTCCCTGATTGCCGATGTCTTCGAAGAATTGGTTGCCGCGGGGGCGGACCCCCGCATTCGCTGGGATTACAAGCCCCATCTGGGGACAGACGTCCTCAAAACCGTCGTCACCGCTCTGCGGAAAATGATCGAAGCGACCGGCGGGCGCTTTTTCTTCGGCCGGAAAATGGAGGAGCTCGTCATAAAAGAAGGCCGCGTGGCGGGAATTCAGGTAGCTGACCCCAAAGGAGCGCGGGAATTTGTCCCCTGCGATTGCGTGATCCTCGCCACAGGCCATTCGTCCCGGGAGACGTACCGGATGCTCGGGCAAATCGGCTGCGCCATGGCGCCGAAGCCCTTTGCCATGGGCTTTCGCATGGAGCATCGGCAGGAGGACATCGACCGGATGCAATACGGCCCCTGGGCCGGTCATCCGGCGCTGGGTCCCGCGACCTACTCCGTGACGTACCACAATAAGCGGGAAAACCGCGGCGTCTTCAGCTTCTGCATGTGTCCCGGCGGGGAGATCGTCAACGCGGCCTCGAACCCCGGCGCTTCCCTCGTCAACGGCATGAGCGAAGCGGCTCGGGCGGGGAAATTTGCCAACGCGGGCCTTGTGGCGGGGATAGGCCCCGCCGATCTGGGGCCGGAGCTCTTCGCGGGGATGGAACTGCAGGAGCGCCTCGAGCGGCAAATTTACGCCCTCATGGGGACCTACGGCGCCCTGTGGCAGAATATGGAGGACTTCCTCACGGGGACCCCCTCACGGGGAGAAATCAAAACGAGTTACCGGATGAGCCTCAAGCCTTACCCCCTGGGGGATCTGCTCCCTCCGTACCTCACCGCGAACATCCGGGCGGCCCTTCTCGCCTGGCAGGAGAAATACCCGGGCTTTGCGGGAAAAAACGCCAATCTCTTCGGTCTTGAAACAAGGACCTCGTCCCCTTTGCGGATCCTCCGGGATGAAAATGGGGAATCCCTCAACATCAAAGGCCTCTTCCCCGTCGGCGAAGGGGCCGGTTACGCGGGCGGGATCACTTCTTCGGCCGTTGACGGCATCGGAGTCGTCGACCGGAATTTTTCGGTGATTTCCCTTTGA
- the asnS gene encoding asparagine--tRNA ligase — protein MKDTYVKEIFRQSEAYLGKDVKLSGWVKKIRVSKNLCFIELSDGSFFKGIQIVCDASLPNFDEVSRLSIISSIVVTGPVVESQGAGQDVEVHAATVEICQKADLDYPLQNKRHSFEFLRTMAHLRPRTNTFTAVFRVRSVVAYAIHKFFQERGFVYVHTPIITGSDAEGAGEMFRVTTLDLANVPKNPDGTVNTKEDFFGKETNLTVSGQLNVETFCAAFRNVYTFGPTFRAENSNTARHASEFWMIEPELAFADLEANMETAESMVKFIIQYVKDNCPEELAFFDQWIEKGLIAKLDNVLNSEFARLSYTEAIEVLKKSGRKFEYPVEWGIDLQSEHERYLAEEHFKKPVFLINYPKDIKAFYMKLNPDGKTVRAMDLLAPGIGEIIGGSQREDNYDLLLKRIEDDGMKKEDYGFYLDLRKYGSFPHSGYGLGFERILMYITGMQNIRDVIPFPRTPKNADY, from the coding sequence ATGAAAGACACGTATGTAAAAGAGATTTTCCGGCAAAGCGAGGCGTACCTCGGAAAGGACGTCAAGCTCTCGGGCTGGGTCAAGAAAATCCGGGTTTCCAAGAACCTTTGTTTTATCGAGCTTTCCGACGGGAGCTTTTTCAAGGGAATACAGATCGTCTGCGACGCGTCGCTTCCCAATTTTGACGAAGTATCGCGGCTTTCGATCATCTCTTCGATCGTCGTGACGGGTCCCGTCGTGGAATCCCAGGGGGCGGGGCAGGATGTGGAAGTTCACGCCGCCACGGTGGAAATCTGCCAGAAGGCCGATCTTGATTATCCGCTGCAAAACAAGCGCCATTCCTTTGAGTTCCTCAGGACCATGGCCCATCTGAGGCCCAGAACCAATACGTTTACGGCCGTATTCCGGGTGCGCTCCGTCGTGGCCTACGCGATCCACAAATTTTTCCAGGAACGAGGCTTTGTCTATGTGCATACGCCGATTATCACGGGATCCGACGCCGAAGGGGCCGGAGAGATGTTCCGGGTTACGACCCTCGATCTCGCCAATGTGCCGAAAAATCCCGACGGGACCGTGAACACCAAAGAGGACTTTTTCGGAAAAGAAACAAATCTTACGGTTTCGGGACAGCTCAATGTGGAAACTTTCTGCGCGGCCTTCCGCAACGTCTATACTTTCGGGCCCACGTTCCGGGCGGAAAACTCCAATACGGCCAGACACGCGTCGGAATTCTGGATGATCGAACCCGAACTGGCCTTCGCCGACCTTGAGGCCAATATGGAGACCGCCGAGAGCATGGTCAAGTTTATCATTCAATATGTCAAGGACAACTGCCCCGAGGAGCTGGCGTTTTTTGACCAGTGGATCGAAAAGGGCCTGATCGCCAAATTGGATAACGTGCTGAACAGCGAATTCGCGAGACTTTCCTATACGGAAGCGATCGAAGTCCTGAAAAAATCCGGCCGGAAATTCGAATATCCCGTCGAGTGGGGGATCGATCTGCAGAGCGAGCACGAGCGCTATCTCGCCGAAGAGCATTTTAAAAAGCCGGTATTTTTGATCAATTATCCCAAGGACATCAAGGCCTTTTACATGAAGCTCAATCCCGACGGCAAGACCGTCCGGGCCATGGATCTGCTGGCCCCCGGCATAGGGGAAATCATCGGCGGCTCCCAGCGTGAGGACAACTATGATCTGCTCTTGAAGCGCATCGAAGACGACGGCATGAAAAAAGAGGATTACGGCTTCTACCTCGACCTCAGAAAATACGGTTCTTTCCCGCATTCGGGCTACGGTCTCGGCTTTGAACGAATCCTCATGTACATAACGGGCATGCAGAACATCCGCGACGTGATCCCCTTCCCGAGAACGCCCAAAAACGCGGATTATTAA
- a CDS encoding autotransporter outer membrane beta-barrel domain-containing protein has protein sequence MKAGKEKTLRKILWAAALCALPFSLRGSNYDTSLPQRQGRLLTGAAATHIREQAVLREAGLSGKSQSSVYLTVLSEAWTDNQKEDLAANPGEYKTKIKGLRYGSLSNSVKHPRLFLGMDYAYLKSYAAFKNGGNIRVRSHGLNMTIGAQADKWLVFARAAYTRSRENLSGPGSDQRRHIHSFLSGLEAGRYFTLMEKILTLYPHLGVDYEWRRGKQTSLLSREDEKTPGGVAGLGIYAFFTERWSLQGDISAIRAFGSNPLSSGAFDIRLSHHLSPDFSVSLGYEAQFRRKYFEGALSLGVQHRF, from the coding sequence TTGAAGGCGGGAAAAGAAAAAACCTTACGAAAAATCCTCTGGGCGGCGGCGCTCTGCGCGCTGCCTTTTTCCCTTCGGGGAAGCAATTACGATACCTCCCTGCCGCAAAGACAGGGACGGCTTTTGACCGGGGCCGCGGCGACCCATATCCGGGAGCAGGCCGTACTCCGTGAGGCCGGGCTTTCGGGGAAAAGCCAAAGCAGCGTCTACCTCACGGTCCTGAGCGAAGCCTGGACCGATAATCAAAAGGAAGATCTTGCGGCAAATCCGGGGGAATACAAGACAAAAATCAAGGGCCTCCGCTACGGAAGCCTTAGCAATTCCGTCAAGCATCCCCGGCTCTTTTTGGGCATGGACTACGCTTACCTCAAATCTTATGCCGCTTTCAAAAACGGCGGGAACATTCGGGTCCGCAGCCACGGGCTCAATATGACGATCGGCGCGCAAGCGGACAAATGGCTTGTTTTCGCCCGGGCGGCCTATACCCGGAGCCGGGAGAATCTGTCGGGACCGGGGTCGGATCAGCGTCGCCATATCCACAGCTTCCTCTCGGGTCTCGAAGCCGGGCGCTATTTTACGCTGATGGAAAAGATCCTGACGCTCTACCCCCACCTGGGCGTCGACTATGAATGGCGGCGCGGCAAGCAAACAAGCCTTCTTTCCCGGGAAGACGAAAAAACACCCGGCGGGGTCGCCGGGCTTGGGATATACGCGTTTTTTACGGAACGCTGGTCGTTACAGGGCGATATCAGCGCGATCCGCGCCTTCGGAAGCAATCCTCTTTCCTCGGGCGCTTTCGATATCCGCCTCAGTCATCACCTCTCGCCGGATTTTTCCGTATCGCTGGGCTATGAGGCCCAATTCCGCCGGAAATACTTTGAAGGGGCCCTCAGTTTGGGCGTTCAACATCGTTTCTGA
- a CDS encoding Bax inhibitor-1/YccA family protein, producing MREDEIMEKVETYERPDHYNPAESSEGVYDFTGHNFLRKSFLHMTLGILVTAVVALYLLFVNHRLLYTAVTSLTLVALVQLGVVIILSFMIRKLSAVAATLLFYLYAALTGVTFAAVGAVYSVNSIIYTLLITLAIFITLSVYGYMTKEDLQGYGRFFFIGLVALMLVSVFNLWFKVPALYWAGTVGGIAIFTLLIAYDVNRIKRWSYELMAEDPSMAKKMGIIGALELYLDFVNLFLYLLRIFGRRKN from the coding sequence ATGCGCGAAGATGAAATCATGGAAAAAGTGGAAACCTATGAAAGGCCCGATCACTACAACCCGGCGGAATCGAGCGAAGGGGTCTATGACTTTACGGGACACAATTTTTTACGGAAGTCCTTCCTGCACATGACGCTGGGGATTTTGGTTACGGCAGTCGTGGCGCTCTACCTGCTCTTTGTCAACCACAGGCTGCTCTATACGGCCGTGACGAGCCTCACACTGGTGGCCCTCGTGCAGTTGGGCGTCGTGATTATTTTGAGCTTTATGATCCGAAAACTCTCGGCTGTGGCGGCGACCCTGCTCTTTTACCTCTACGCGGCCCTGACCGGCGTGACTTTCGCCGCCGTGGGCGCGGTCTACAGCGTCAACAGCATCATCTATACGCTTTTGATCACGCTGGCCATTTTTATTACGCTCTCCGTATACGGCTATATGACAAAGGAAGACCTGCAAGGCTACGGACGCTTCTTCTTCATCGGGCTTGTGGCCCTGATGCTCGTGTCCGTGTTCAATCTCTGGTTCAAGGTGCCGGCTCTGTACTGGGCTGGAACCGTCGGCGGCATCGCCATATTTACCTTGCTTATCGCCTATGACGTCAACCGGATCAAGCGCTGGTCCTATGAGCTTATGGCCGAAGATCCCTCTATGGCTAAGAAAATGGGCATTATCGGAGCATTGGAACTCTATCTCGATTTCGTGAATCTCTTCCTCTACCTGCTGCGGATTTTCGGCAGAAGGAAAAATTAG